From Ascochyta rabiei chromosome 12, complete sequence, the proteins below share one genomic window:
- a CDS encoding aconitate hydratase, with the protein MNFLASPELITAMAYSGSTTFNPITDSITTPSGESFKFTPPKGVDLPAAGFEDGRTEFLPTPGVPDPSVEVRVSPTSSRLALLDPFSPFPTSELKGLKVLYKVKGQCTTDTISAAGPWLKYKGHLPNISENTLIGAVNAATDEVNVAYDTDGSKTSIPELAKRWKELGTEWLVVAEHNYGEGSAREHAALQPRYLGGRIILTKSFARIHETNLKKQGMVPLTFVNESDYDLMDACDEVSTRGLLETLQNGGKGEIELIVKKKDGKEVVVKTKHTLTKDQSSFVLAGSALNLLAAQAAESREEVTRASELSD; encoded by the coding sequence ATGAACTTCCTTGCCTCTCCTGAACTCATCACCGCCATGGCCTATTCCGGATCCACAACATTCAACCCTATTACCGACAGCATCACAACACCATCGGGCGAGTCGTTCAAATTCACACCACCCAAGGGTGTCGATCTCCCAGCCGCAGGATTTGAGGATGGCAGGACCGAGTTCCTCCCCACCCCCGGTGTGCCCGACCCCAGCGTCGAAGTCCGAGTCAGCCCGACATCTTCGCGTCTGGCGCTCCTCGATCCCTTCTCGCCGTTCCCCACATCTGAGCTGAAGGGACTGAAGGTGCTTTACAAAGTCAAGGGTCAGTGCACAACGGACACCATCTCCGCTGCAGGCCCCTGGCTCAAGTACAAGGGCCATCTGCCCAACATCTCCGAGAACACCCTGATCGGTGCCGTTAACGCAGCCACCGATGAGGTAAATGTTGCCTACGACACCGACGGCTCCAAGACCTCGATCCCTGAGCTTGCCAAGCGCTGGAAAGAGCTGGGTACTGAGTGGCTTGTCGTCGCCGAGCACAACTACGGCGAGGGCTCTGCTCGTGAGCACGCAGCTCTGCAGCCTCGCTACCTCGGCGGTCGTATCATCCTCACCAAGTCTTTCGCACGTATCCACGAGACCAACCTGAAGAAGCAGGGTATGGTTCCTCTAACCTTTGTCAACGAGTCTGATTACGACCTGATGGATGCCTGCGACGAGGTCTCGACTAGGGGGTTGCTTGAGACTCTCCAGAACGGCGGAAAGGGAGAGATTGAGCTTATTGTCAAAAAGAAGGACGGCAAGGAGGTTGTTGTCAAGACCAAGCACACCCTTACCAAGGACCAGAGCTCATTCGTGCTCGCAGGTAGCGCTCTGAACTTGCTCGCTGCTCAGGCAGCAGAGTCGAGGGAGGAAGTCACCAGGGCCAGTGAGCTATCCGACTAA
- a CDS encoding aconitate hydratase: MRSQVLRAGQAANCRPHLLTSRLPTQARCLATSTSLPNARNVDIASRTPPYEKLLGRLSQVRRVLGSSRQLTLAEKILYSHLDSPEESLLTNTNHGRDIRGQANLKLKPDRVAMQDASAQMALLQFMSCGLPTTAVPASIHCDHLIVGETGADADLPKSIANNSEIFDFLESAAKKYGIEFWPPGAGIIHQSVLENYSAPGLMMLGTDSHSVNAGGLGAIVIGVGGADAVDALVDAPWELKAPKILGVKLTGELCGWASPKDVILNLAGQLTVRGGTGFIIEYFGPGIESLSATGMATICNMGAEVGATTSLFPFSQAHIPYLNATHRGPIAEAALKIAQSPMERNLLQADPEAAYDKVIEINLSTLEPHINGPFTPDLSTPLSKFKSVVEEKGWPQTFGAGLIGSCTNSSYQDMQRSEDIVKQATAAGLKPKANFFITPGSEQIRATLERDDTIQSFETAGGTVLANACGPCIGDYTQFFPP, translated from the exons ATGCGGTCGCAAGTACTGAGAGCCGGGCAGGCTGCCAACTGCAGA CCTCACCTGCTTACCTCCCGCCTCCCCACCCAGGCACGATGCCTCGCGACCTCGACCTCCCTCCCCAATGCCCGCAACGTAGACATCGCCTCGCGCACACCGCCGTACGAGAAGCTGCTCGGCCGTCTCAGCCAAGTCCGCCGCGTGCTCGGTTCCTCCCGCCAGCTCACGCTCGCCGAGAAGATCCTGTACTCGCATTTGGATTCTCCCGAGGAGTCGCTGCTGACCAACACGAATCATGGACGCGATATTCGCGGGCAGGCCAACTTGAAGCTCAAGCCTGATCGCGTCGCCATGCAGGATGCGAGTGCGCAGATGGCGCTGTTGCAGTTTATGAGCTGTGGCCTGCCGACTACGGCGGTCCCTGCGAGTATTCACTGTGACCATCTGATCGTGGGCGAGACCGGCGCGGATGCCGATCTGCCCAAGTCGATTGCGAACAACTCGGAGATCTTCGACTTCTTGGAGTCGGCTGCGAAGAAGTATGGCATTGAGTTCTGGCCGCCTGGCGCTGGTATCATCCACCAGTCTGTCCTTGAAAACTACTCGGCT CCCGGACTTATGATGTTGGGTACTGACAGTCACTCCGTCAACGCCGGCGGACTGGGTGCCATTGTTATCGGTGTCGGTGGTGCTGATGCCGTCGATGCGCTTGTTGATGCGCCATGGGAGTTGAAGGCACCCAAGATCTTGGGTGTGAAGCTCACAGGCGAACTCTGTGGATGGGCTTCTCCCAAGGATGTCATTCTGAATCTGGCTGGTCAGCTCACCGTTCGC GGAGGCACTGGCTTCATCATTGAATACTTCGGCCCTGGCATCGAGTCCCTCTCAGCAACTGGCATGGCTACAATTTGCAATATGGGCGCGGAGGTCGGCGCCACGACCTCTTTGTTCCCCTTCTCGCAGGCTCACATCCCCTACCTCAACGCAACACATCGTGGACCGATCGCTGAGGCTGCGTTGAAGATTGCCCAGTCGCCCATGGAGCGCAACCTCCTGCAAGCTGACCCAGAAGCCGCCTACGACAAGGTTATCGAGATCAACCTCTCGACCCTCGAGCCCCACATCAACGGACCATTCACTCCTGACCTCTCTACGCCCCTGTCCAAGTTCAAGTCGGTTGTCGAAGAGAAGGGCTGGCCGCAGACTTTCGGTGCAGGTCTCATTGGCAGCTGCACAAACAGCTCGTACCAGGATATGCAACGCTCAGAGGACATTGTCAAGCAGGCTACGGCCGCTGGACTGAAGCCAAAGGCCAATTTCTTCATCACACCAGGCAGTGAACAGATCAGGGCAACTCTGGAGAGGGATGACACCATCCAGTCCTTTGAGACCGCTGGCGGAACTGTTCTCGCCAACGCTTGCGG ACCGTGTATTGGTGATTATACCCAATTTTTTCCTCCTTGA
- a CDS encoding aconitate hydratase has protein sequence MSDERRPRSRFDSDEPERPARSRFDTDRRSRSPSRRESDSHRERSPVTREATDSPSHPGAGLKNKAAAAAAAAAARINAQIQAKKGIQHVDVPPIRSAPTPPVVRSPSANPAQAVSSEMYQQDGDYIKDIEINDLRNRYTLTKGAVQKRIKDETGADVTTRGEYYPDKTMATAANPPLYLRVTSTSKEGLDTAVKMIEEMLTQELPNLVDERRFRRREPENFERDEFGRRKWPEEKLSVGLEPISGFNLRAQVVGRGGDNVKYIQQETSCKVQIKGRGSGFMEPQSGQESEEPMFLHIAGPRPEGVAKAKELCNELLEKVKADYQAFKDRPPPNRYGDRDSYGGGRGYGDRGDRGDRGDRGDRGDRGDRDRSQSYGYGGGSGGGGGYGGGGYGAPNGAADLPATPVGVTDANAQAADYNAQYAQWAAYYASNPAEDPYAAYGGFAAVMAQYSQGYGQYYGQGYTAGQTQSPAPGAGAAAPPPPPPAEPAGYGAPPPPPPPAGSPGAGYGAVPPPPGL, from the exons ATGTCAGACGAACGCCGCCCCCGATCGCGCTTCGACAGCGACGAGCCTGAGCGCCCGGCACGCTCGCGTTTCGACACCGACCGTCGCTCGAGATCGCCGTCGCGGAGGGAGTCCGACTCGCATCGTGAACGCAGTCCCGTGACGCGCGAGGCCACAGACAGCCCCTCCCACCCGGGCGCGGGCCTGAAGAACAAAGccgcggcggcggcggcggctgcgGCGGCGAGGATCAATGCGCAGATCCAGGCGAAGAAGGGCATCCAGCATGTCGATGTGCCGCCGATTCGCTCT GCGCCTACCCCTCCAGTCGTCAGGTCCCCCTCCGCCAACCCAGCCCAGGCCGTCTCCAGCGAGATGTACCAGCAAGACGGTGACTACATCAAAGACATTGAAATCAACGATCTCAGAAATCGCTATACTCTGACCAAAGGAGCTGTTCAAAAAAGG ATCAAAGACGAAACTGGCGCCG ATGTCACCACCCGAGGAGAATACTACCCCGACAAGACCATGGCCACGGCTGCT AACCCGCCTCTCTACCTCCGCGTCACCAGCACGTCCAAAGAAGGACTCGACACCGCCGTCAAGATGATTGAAGAGATGCTGACACAGGAGTTGCCCAACCTGGTAGACGAGCGTCGCTTCCGTCGCCGTGAGCCTGAAAACTTTGAGCGCGACGAGTTCGGCCGA CGGAAATGGCCCGAAGAAAAACTCTCGGTAGGTTTGGAACCCATCAGCGGCTTCAACCTGCGAGCACAGGTCGTCGGCCGTGGAGGCGACAACGTCAAGTACATCCAGCAAGAAACAAGCTGCAAGGTTCAGATCAAAGGCCGTGGCTCAGGCTTCATGGAGCCCCAGTCTGGCCAAGAGAGCGAAGAGCCCATGTTTCTTCACATTGC TGGTCCTCGTCCTGAAGGTGTAGCCAAGGCCAAGGAGCTTTGCAACGAGCTGCTTGAAAAGGTGAAGGCTGATTATCAAGCGTTCAAGGACCGCCCTCCCCCAAACCGCTACGGCGACAGGGACAGCTACGGCGGCGGACGAGGCTATGGTGACCGCGGCGACCGCGGCGACCGTGGCGACCGTGGCGACCGTGGCGACCGTGGCGACCGTGATCGAAGCCAAAGTTACGGGTACGGAGGTGGAagtggaggaggaggtggcTATGGTGGCGGCGGTTACGGTGCGCCAAACGGCGCTGCTGACCTCCCTGCTACCCCTGTTGGCGTCACAGATGCGAACGCTCAAGCTGCTGATTACAACGCTCAATATGCCCAGTGGGCCGCTTACTATGCCAGCAATCCAGCCGAGGATCCCTATGCTGCGTACGGCGGCTTTGCCGCCGTCATGGCCCAATACTCGCAGGGCTACGGACAGTACTACGGCCAAGGTTATACAGCCGGACAAACGCAGTCCCCTGCACCCGGCGCCGGAGCTGccgcaccaccaccaccaccacccgcTGAGCCTGCAGGTTATGGAGCGCCTCCCCCTCCTCCCCCGCCTGCTGGATCGCCCGGAGCTGGCTACGGTGCAGTCCCTCCTCCACCAGGCCTGTAA
- a CDS encoding Acetolactate synthase, with protein MASQRALLPLLPLRPLRSLLTRPCAQAVRAQQRASSSQSSSTQALAYKALHRRIAPLPTEDRPPAWSAPAAVSSILYETPLPSQKPHKRHILNCLVQNEPGVLSRVSGILAARGFNIDSLVVCNTEVEDLSRMTIVLQGQEGVVEQARRQLEDLVPVWAVLDYTQSPLVQRELLLAKISILGPEYFEELLAHHRDMASNPDLDGFNEEDLTDEERHAFADEAARDSLRKDYHPSNLAVSQALRHKHEHLRAITFMTHQFKGKVLDISTNNCIVELSAKSDRIDSFMKLIAPFGILESARTGLMALPRSPIHGSEDVGEKEAEDIVDTSLLPPG; from the exons ATGGCCTCCCAGCGGGCTCTGCTGCCCCTGCTGCCCCTGCGCCCCCTGCGCAGCTTGCTCACCCGGCCGTGCGCCCAAGCTGTGCGCGCGCAGCAACGGGCGTCGAGCTCCCAGTCGTCGTCCACCCAGGCGCTCGCCTACAAGGCCCTGCACCGCCGCATCGCCCCCCTCCCCACCGAAGACCGCCCGCCCGCCTGGTCTGCGCCGGCCGCGGTCAGCAGCATCCTCTACGAAACGCCGCTGCCGTCCCAGAAGCCCCACAAGCGCCACATCCTCAACTGCTTGGTGCAGAACGAGCCCGGTGTGCTGTCGCGCGTCTCCGGCATCCTGGCCGCCCGTGGCTTCAACATTGACAGCCTGGTCGTCTGCAACACCGAGGTCGAGGATCTCTCGCGCATGACCATTGTCCTGCAGGGACAGGAGGGTGTCGTGGAGCAGGCCCGCCGCCAGCTCGAGGACCTGGTCCCCGTCTGGGCCGTGCTCGACTACACACAGTCGCCTCTTGTCCAGCGGGAACTGCTCCTTGCCAAGATCTCCATCCTGGGCCCGGAGTACTTCGAGGAGCTGCTGGCCCACCACCGCGACATGGCCTCCAACCCAGACCTCGACGGCTTCAACGAGGAAGACCTGACCGACGAGGAGCGCCACGCCTTCGCCGACGAGGCCGCCCGCGATTCTCTGAGGAAAGACTACCACCCCAGCAACCTCGCTGTCAGTCAAGCGCTCCGCCACAAGCACGAGCACCTGCGCGCCATCACCTTCATGACCCACCAGTTCAAGGGCAAGGTCCTGGACATCAGCACCAACAACTGCATCGTCGAGCTCTCGGCAAAGTCGGACAGGATCGACTCCTTCATGAAGCTCATTGCTCCCTTTGGCATTCTGGAGTCGGCACGAACGG GCCTCATGGCCCTTCCCCGTTCTCCCATCCACGGCTCAGAGGACGTTGGCGAGAAGGAGGCAGAAGACATTGTCGACACGAGCTTGTTGCCTCCTGGCTAA
- a CDS encoding 60S ribosomal protein L31B translates to MSSTKKASGKTQRSAIADVVAREYTIHLHKRVHGVSFKKRAPRAIKEIRAFAEKAMGTSDVRLDPQLNKKVWESGIKGVPFRLRVRISRKRNDEDGAKEKLYSYVQAVNVKDPKGLHTQVVEDA, encoded by the exons ATGTCCTCCACCAAGAAGGCCTCCGGCAAGACCCAGCGCAGCGCCATCGCTGACGTTGTCGCCCGCGAATACACGATCCACCTCCACAAGCGC GTCCACGGCGTCAGCTTCAAGAAGAGGGCTCCCCGCGCCATCAAGGAGATCCGTGCTTTCGCCGAGAAGGCCATG GGCACCTCCGACGTCCGCCTCGACCCCCAGCTGAACAAGAAGGTCTGGGAGTCCGGCATCAAGGGTGTTCCTTTCCGCCTCCGTGTCCGCATCTCGCGTAAGCGTAACGACGAGGACGGCGCCAAGGAGAAGCTCTACTCGTACGTCCAGGCCGTCAACGTCAAGGACCCCAAGGGTCTCCACACCCAGGTCGTCGAGGACGCTTAG
- a CDS encoding Glycerol-3-phosphate dehydrogenase, whose amino-acid sequence MAARRSSRFLKPLAYAAGAGLAGSAALYTVVRPRDIPGTEAAAVPPPTYGEGGVFNPPRFPNVISREEQIAKLKASGGVVAQVAAKAKHLLTGTVAPPEAKPEQDEYDLLVIGGGATGAGIALDAVTRGLKVAMVERDDFSSGTSSKSTKLVHGGVRYLEKAVWNLDYNQYALVVEALRERRYFLDTAPHLSQWLPIMIPIQKWWQAPYFWAGTKFYDFLAGSENIESSYYMTKSKALDAFPMLKKEGLFGALVYYDGAHNDSRMNVSLAMTAALYGATVVSHVEVTGLTKDADGKLNGATAKDLVTELDGNKAEEFTIRAKGVINATGPFTDSIRKMDDQKVQEIVAPSSGVHVILPGYFSPANMGLIDPNTSDGRVIFFLPWQGNTIAGTTDTACDVKQNPIAGEDEIEWILKEVKRYLQPEINVRRGDVLAAWSGIRPLVRDPSKDKSEGLVRNHLVTMSDSGLLTCSGGKWTTYRQMAEETVDEAIKQFKLSPQALSDAPLVSGTQVKDEAPLDGTCQTHRVRLVGAHGFSKTLFINLVQHYGIDTDVAKYLCQAYGDRAWTVAALCEPTETRFPVRGRKISELYPYVDGEVRYAVRHEYAQTATDVIARRMRLAFLNAQASLEALPRVIDIMADELKWDSKRKDTEFKNGVEFLGSMGLPKNKLSLTRKDVESGKVGKYADEEYQLYARHDKPEELLESDSKYAQGHNPVVGKDSPANK is encoded by the exons ATGGCTGCACGACGCTCGAGTCGCTTCCTCAAGCCGCTTGCCTACGCGGCTGGTGCTGGTCTGGCTGGCAGTGCAGCCCTCTACACCGTCGTCCGCCCGCGAGACATCCCCGGCACAGAAGCTGCCGCGGTGCCACCGCCCACGTACGGCGAGGGCGGCGTCTTCAACCCACCCCGGTTCCCCAACGTCATCTCGCGCGAGGAGCAGATCGCCAAGCTCAAGGCCAGCGGAGGCGTCGTCGCGCAGGTCGCGGCCAAGGCCAAGCACCTGCTGACCGGCACCGTGGCTCCGCCCGAGGCCAAGCCCGAGCAGGACGAGTACGATCTGCTGGTCATCGGTGGCGGTGCGACGGGTGCTGGTATCGCGCTCGATGCCGTCACACGAGGCCTCAAGGTCGCCATGGTCGAGCGCGACGACTTCAGCAGCGGCACCAGCAGCAAGAGCACGAAGCTGGTGCACGGCGGCGTCCGATATCTCGAAAAGGCCGTCTGGAACCTGGACTACAACCA ATACGCCCTCGTCGTCGAAGCCCTCCGCGAGCGCCGCTACTTCTTGGACACGGCACCGCATCTCTCGCAATGGCTCCCCATCATGATCCCCATCCAGAAGTGGTGGCAGGCGCCCTACTTCTGGGCCGGCACCAAGTTCTACGACTTCCTCGCCGGTTCCGAGAACATTGAGAGCTCCTACTACATGACCAAGAGCAAGGCGCTGGATGCCTTCCCCATGCTGAAGAAGGAGGGTCTTTTCGGCGCTCTGGTCTACTACGACGGCGCCCACAACGATTCCCGCATGAACGTCTCTCTGGCCATGACAGCAGCTCTGTACGGCGCCACCGTTGTCAGCCATGTCGAGGTCACCGGTCTCACAAAGGATGCCGACGGCAAGCTCAACGGCGCCACCGCAAAGGACCTCGTCACAGAGCTGGACGGCAACAAGGCCGAGGAATTCACCATCAGGGCCAAGGGAGTCATCAATGCCACTGGTCCCTTCACCGACTCCATCCGCAAGATGGACGACCAGAAGGTTCAGGAGATTGTGGCGCCTAGCTCCGGTGTCCACGTCATCCTCCCCGGCTACTTCAGCCCGGCCAACATGGGTCTGATCGACCCCAACACCTCGGACGGACGTGTCATTTTCTTCCTGCCATGGCAGGGTAACACGATTGCCGGCACCACAGACACGGCTTGCGATGTCAAGCAGAACCCCATTGCCGGCGAGGACGAGATTGAGTGGATCTTGAAGGAAGTCAAGCGCTACCTCCAGCCCGAGATCAACGTCAGGCGCGGCGACGTCCTGGCTGCCTGGTCTGGTATCCGTCCCCTCGTCCGTGATCCGTCCAAGGACAAGTCGGAGGGTCTCGTGCGCAACCACCTGGTGACCATGTCTGACTCTGGCCTGCTCACCTGCTCTGGTGGAAAGTGGACTACGTACCGCCAGATGGCCGAGGAGACCGTTGACGAGGCCATCAAGCAGTTCAAGCTGTCTCCTCAGGCTCTTTCGGACGCACCTCTGGTCAGCGGAACACAGGTCAAGGACGAGGCGCCCCTCGACGGCACCTGCCAGACGCACCGCGTCCGCCTTGTCGGTGCCCACGGATTCTCCAAGACCCTCTTCATCAACCTGGTCCAGCACTACGGCATCGACACGGATGTAGCCAAGTACCTCTGCCAGGCCTACGGCGACCGCGCGTGGACCGTTGCCGCGCTCTGCGAGCCCACCGAGACCCGTTTCCCCGTTCGCGGCAGGAAGATTTCCGAGCTGTACCCCTACGTCGACGGTGAGGTCCGCTACGCCGTCCGCCACGAGTACGCGCAAACCGCCACCGACGTCATCGCTCGCCGCATGCGTCTTGCCTTTTTGAACGCGCAAGCCTCGCTCGAAGCCCTGCCCCGCGTCATCGACATCATGGCCGACGAGCTGAAGTGGGACAGCAAGCGCAAGGACACCGAGTTCAAGAACGGAGTCGAGTTCCTCGGCTCCATGGGCCTGCCCAAGAACAAGCTCAGCCTGACGCGCAAGGACGTCGAGAGCGGGAAGGTAGGCAAGTACGCCGACGAGGAGTACCAGCTCTACGCACGCCATG ACAAGCCCGAGGAGCTGCTCGAGAGCGACTCCAAGTACGCGCAGGGGCATAACCCGGTAGTTGGCAAGGACTCGCCCGCCAACAAATAG
- a CDS encoding Glycerol-3-phosphate dehydrogenase yields the protein MAARRSSRFLKPLAYAAGAGLAGSAALYTVVRPRDIPGTEAAAVPPPTYGEGGVFNPPRFPNVISREEQIAKLKASGGVVAQVAAKAKHLLTGTVAPPEAKPEQDEYDLLVIGGGATGAGIALDAVTRGLKVAMVERDDFSSGTSSKSTKLVHGGVRYLEKAVWNLDYNQYALVVEALRERRYFLDTAPHLSQWLPIMIPIQKWWQAPYFWAGTKFYDFLAGSENIESSYYMTKSKALDAFPMLKKEGLFGALVYYDGAHNDSRMNVSLAMTAALYGATVVSHVEVTGLTKDADGKLNGATAKDLVTELDGNKAEEFTIRAKGVINATGPFTDSIRKMDDQKVQEIVAPSSGVHVILPGYFSPANMGLIDPNTSDGRVIFFLPWQGNTIAGTTDTACDVKQNPIAGEDEIEWILKEVKRYLQPEINVRRGDVLAAWSGIRPLVRDPSKDKSEGLVRNHLVTMSDSGLLTCSGGKWTTYRQMAEETVDEAIKQFKLSPQALSDAPLVSGTQVKDEAPLDGTCQTHRVRLVGAHGFSKTLFINLVQHYGIDTDVAKYLCQAYGDRAWTVAALCEPTETRFPVRGRKISELYPYVDGEVRYAVRHEYAQTATDVIARRMRLAFLNAQASLEALPRVIDIMADELKWDSKRKDTEFKNGVEFLGSMGLPKNKLSLTRKDVESGKVGKYADEEYQLYARHGESDLQHCADLFDMGIALNRGFADKPEELLESDSKYAQGHNPVVGKDSPANK from the exons ATGGCTGCACGACGCTCGAGTCGCTTCCTCAAGCCGCTTGCCTACGCGGCTGGTGCTGGTCTGGCTGGCAGTGCAGCCCTCTACACCGTCGTCCGCCCGCGAGACATCCCCGGCACAGAAGCTGCCGCGGTGCCACCGCCCACGTACGGCGAGGGCGGCGTCTTCAACCCACCCCGGTTCCCCAACGTCATCTCGCGCGAGGAGCAGATCGCCAAGCTCAAGGCCAGCGGAGGCGTCGTCGCGCAGGTCGCGGCCAAGGCCAAGCACCTGCTGACCGGCACCGTGGCTCCGCCCGAGGCCAAGCCCGAGCAGGACGAGTACGATCTGCTGGTCATCGGTGGCGGTGCGACGGGTGCTGGTATCGCGCTCGATGCCGTCACACGAGGCCTCAAGGTCGCCATGGTCGAGCGCGACGACTTCAGCAGCGGCACCAGCAGCAAGAGCACGAAGCTGGTGCACGGCGGCGTCCGATATCTCGAAAAGGCCGTCTGGAACCTGGACTACAACCA ATACGCCCTCGTCGTCGAAGCCCTCCGCGAGCGCCGCTACTTCTTGGACACGGCACCGCATCTCTCGCAATGGCTCCCCATCATGATCCCCATCCAGAAGTGGTGGCAGGCGCCCTACTTCTGGGCCGGCACCAAGTTCTACGACTTCCTCGCCGGTTCCGAGAACATTGAGAGCTCCTACTACATGACCAAGAGCAAGGCGCTGGATGCCTTCCCCATGCTGAAGAAGGAGGGTCTTTTCGGCGCTCTGGTCTACTACGACGGCGCCCACAACGATTCCCGCATGAACGTCTCTCTGGCCATGACAGCAGCTCTGTACGGCGCCACCGTTGTCAGCCATGTCGAGGTCACCGGTCTCACAAAGGATGCCGACGGCAAGCTCAACGGCGCCACCGCAAAGGACCTCGTCACAGAGCTGGACGGCAACAAGGCCGAGGAATTCACCATCAGGGCCAAGGGAGTCATCAATGCCACTGGTCCCTTCACCGACTCCATCCGCAAGATGGACGACCAGAAGGTTCAGGAGATTGTGGCGCCTAGCTCCGGTGTCCACGTCATCCTCCCCGGCTACTTCAGCCCGGCCAACATGGGTCTGATCGACCCCAACACCTCGGACGGACGTGTCATTTTCTTCCTGCCATGGCAGGGTAACACGATTGCCGGCACCACAGACACGGCTTGCGATGTCAAGCAGAACCCCATTGCCGGCGAGGACGAGATTGAGTGGATCTTGAAGGAAGTCAAGCGCTACCTCCAGCCCGAGATCAACGTCAGGCGCGGCGACGTCCTGGCTGCCTGGTCTGGTATCCGTCCCCTCGTCCGTGATCCGTCCAAGGACAAGTCGGAGGGTCTCGTGCGCAACCACCTGGTGACCATGTCTGACTCTGGCCTGCTCACCTGCTCTGGTGGAAAGTGGACTACGTACCGCCAGATGGCCGAGGAGACCGTTGACGAGGCCATCAAGCAGTTCAAGCTGTCTCCTCAGGCTCTTTCGGACGCACCTCTGGTCAGCGGAACACAGGTCAAGGACGAGGCGCCCCTCGACGGCACCTGCCAGACGCACCGCGTCCGCCTTGTCGGTGCCCACGGATTCTCCAAGACCCTCTTCATCAACCTGGTCCAGCACTACGGCATCGACACGGATGTAGCCAAGTACCTCTGCCAGGCCTACGGCGACCGCGCGTGGACCGTTGCCGCGCTCTGCGAGCCCACCGAGACCCGTTTCCCCGTTCGCGGCAGGAAGATTTCCGAGCTGTACCCCTACGTCGACGGTGAGGTCCGCTACGCCGTCCGCCACGAGTACGCGCAAACCGCCACCGACGTCATCGCTCGCCGCATGCGTCTTGCCTTTTTGAACGCGCAAGCCTCGCTCGAAGCCCTGCCCCGCGTCATCGACATCATGGCCGACGAGCTGAAGTGGGACAGCAAGCGCAAGGACACCGAGTTCAAGAACGGAGTCGAGTTCCTCGGCTCCATGGGCCTGCCCAAGAACAAGCTCAGCCTGACGCGCAAGGACGTCGAGAGCGGGAAGGTAGGCAAGTACGCCGACGAGGAGTACCAGCTCTACGCACGCCATGGTGAGTCTGATCTCCAGCACTGTGCTGATCTGTTTGACATGGGAATTGCGCTAAATCGTGGGTTTGCAGACAAGCCCGAGGAGCTGCTCGAGAGCGACTCCAAGTACGCGCAGGGGCATAACCCGGTAGTTGGCAAGGACTCGCCCGCCAACAAATAG